Genomic DNA from Paenibacillus donghaensis:
GCAAGAACGGACGGAGACAATATCCGGCTGCGCTCTTCCGTGCTGATTGATAACGGCGAGGATGTGCTGGTGATTGACTGCGGGCCGGATTGGCGGCGGCAGATGGAGGCGGAGGGCATCCGCAGCATGCGCAGGCTGCTGGTGACGCATGCCCACTTCGACCATATCGGCGGACTGCCGGAATGGGCCGATGCCTGCCGCTGGATGGGGTATAAGGGAGAACTGTATGCCCCTGCTGAAATAATCCTGGTGATCCAGCGGCAGTATCCGTGGCTCACCAGCCATATTGAGATGATTCCCTGTGACGATGGGGTGGAGCTGGATGGCTGGCAGATCAGCACCTGGAAGGTCAACCATGGCAAAAACGGCTATTCCTACGCCTTCCGGCTGGAGAAGGCCGGGTATGCCTGGGTGTATTGCCCCGATTCGATCTCGCTGGGACCGGAGGAGACTGGGCGGATGGGCGGAGCCGACCTGCTGGTGCTGGGAACCAGCTTCTATTATGAGGCTGCCGAGCTGTCCACCCGTTCGGTCTATGATATGACCGAGGCGGCGGAGCTGCTCCAGGTGGTGAAGCCGCGCCGGGCCGTCTATACGCATATGTCGCATGATGTTGACGTGAACGAAGCTTATATTCTGCCGGAGAATGTGACACTGGCCCGGACAGGCCTCAGACTGCCGCTTGGCACAGCGGAAGCCTAGAACAAACGTTACTGCTTAATCCCGCTGAGGATGTAGAATGCTGAACTAGAGCTTTCATAGAGATTAGATGCAAAACTGGTTACTGCTTAGGCCCCCTATCCCACTTCGACCGTAACTCTCGCTTCGATTTCAGACAGCTAGCGGACCGAGGAGCCTCTATTTGCTGGAAATAGACAGGTTTGCCGGATTGACGGACCGGAGAGCCCCTATATTACAGGAATCAC
This window encodes:
- a CDS encoding MBL fold metallo-hydrolase; its protein translation is MDTLVFLGTGDAMGVPRVYCNCNICTEARTDGDNIRLRSSVLIDNGEDVLVIDCGPDWRRQMEAEGIRSMRRLLVTHAHFDHIGGLPEWADACRWMGYKGELYAPAEIILVIQRQYPWLTSHIEMIPCDDGVELDGWQISTWKVNHGKNGYSYAFRLEKAGYAWVYCPDSISLGPEETGRMGGADLLVLGTSFYYEAAELSTRSVYDMTEAAELLQVVKPRRAVYTHMSHDVDVNEAYILPENVTLARTGLRLPLGTAEA